Part of the Methanobacterium spitsbergense genome, AAGTCAGAACAACCAATACTTGTTGCAAAGGCAATTGTAGAAGCAACTACACATTATAACGATGCAGATATCATTGCTAAGGTTTCAACAGATCTTGGTAAGGCAATGCCAGGACTTGAAATAAGTGACATACCAGAAAACATGAAATTACAAACAAGAGGATGGTAAGGAATATCTTACCTAATCTTATCAAATTTTATCCTAATGTTGGAGAATACCCCACCTATGAAGGTGGGGATTAATCCAACCACTACATATTAATAATAATTTGACAATAAATAATATTATTAGTGATGTCAATGCAGTAGTTAATATATGTGATTTTGCACTAAGATAAATAAAATCTCATCAGTAACCGTAGGAACTACGGAAATTAAAGCTTCTCTGAGAAAACCACAAAGTGGATTCAATGAAGGAAGAAGCCCCTTCCGAAAGGGATGGGTAGTTCACAATTATAACCAGATCTAAAAAATGTTCTTAAAATTATTGGAAAGGATTAATTATGTTGTTTAGAGTTGCAATTGCAAGTAACGATGGAAAAATTATTAATCAACATTTTGGACACGCAAAACAATTTCTTATATTTGATATAGATGATAATGGAGATTATGAATACATTGAACTCAGGGAAAATATTCCAACATGCAGTGGTGGAAATCATACAGCCGCATCAATGGAGTCAACACTCAAACTAATAAAAGATGTTGATATTGTGCTTGTAAGTCAAATCGGCCCTGGTGCATCACAATCCTTGATATCAATTGGTATACAACCATACATAATGCCAATGTTTATTGATGAGGCATTGGAAAAATTAGTTTCCAAATTTATGGTGAAAAAAAGGCAGTTAAAAAGGGAAAATCTTAATAATATCAAATAAAACTTAGTTAAATTACAATTACGTAATATTAACTGATTATTATTACTATTTTCAAATTAATTGAATATTGTAAATTTTAAATGGATAAAATATTAATTTTAATAATATAATTAACGATCGTTAAGTATATATATTAAACCTTTTCTAATAAAAGTTATATAACGATCGTTATTAATCGTTTCATTTTTCTTCGATCATACCCTCGTTATATAAAATTAAAAACAGGTGAAACAATGGTAAAAATACCGGAATTAACAAGGGGAATAGCAAATAATGTGACTGAAACTATAGGAAATACTCCCATAGTAAGGTTAAACAAATTAACAGAAGGATTAAACGCAGATGTTGTGGTTAAACTGGAATCTTTCAATCCTTTATCAAGCGTTAAAGATAGAATTGGTGTTGCTTTGATAGAAGCAGGTGAAGAAACAGGTGTAATTAACAAGGACAGCATCCTTATCGAACCAACCAGTGGAAATACAGGTATAGCCCTCGCATTTGTAGCAGCACAAAGAGGATATAAACTCATTCTAACCATGCCTGACACCATGTCAATTGAGAGAAGGAAACTTCTAACTTTACTTGGAGCAGAAATTGTTTTAACTCCTGGAGCAAATGGAATGGGAGGAGCTGTTGCCAAAGCTGAAGAATTAGCTAAAGAAATATCCGGTGCTGTTTTGCCACAGCAGTTTAAAAATTTAGCCAATCCTAAGATTCATAGAGAAACTACAGCTCCCGAAATCTGGAGAGACACGGATGGAAAAATAGACATATTAGTATCGGGAACAGGAACAGGTGGAACAATAACAGGCGTTGGCCAGGCACTTAAAGAACTCAAACCCGAAGTTAAATTAGTTGCAGTTGAACCTGTAACCTCACCTGTACTTTCACAAGGTATATCTGGACCCCACAGAATACAGGGTATTGGACCTGGTTTTGTTCCAGATGTACTTCAAAGAGAACTTATAGATGAAATTATAACAGTTTCTGATGAAGATTCTGCAAAAACACTTCTAGCACTTGCAAGGGAAGAAGGTATACTAGCAGGTATATCCTCTGGAGCATCAACATATGCTGCATTACAATTAGCTAAAAAAGAAGAAAATAGAGGCAAACTCATAGTTGTTGTTTTACCAGACACAGGAGAAAGATACCTGAGTATGGATTGGGTGTTTGAAGACATATTCAAAACATCAGAAACATCAGATTTCACAGATTAAAATTTGTGAAAATATATTTTCTTTTTTCCCATCGATTAAATAGAGAAGATAATTTTTTTTTTATGAATTCTTTTTTTGAAAAAAAAATATAAGATTAACCTTTGAATGCTTCTACTTCCAACCTCACCATATTCACATGTACCATTCCTTCATTATCTAATGGATATTGTTCAATGTATCTGGTTGCTAATTCATTTATAAAATCTTCTCGAAGATCTTCAGGGATTCTTTGTGTATAAGGAAGCCATACTGTTCGTATCCATGATTTTAATCCTTTAAAACCCTTCTGAACCATAACCTTGGAAATTAGTTCGACCCTCACAGGTTTAAGATTTGCTTCATTAAGCCATTTAATATATTTTTTTGGTCCGTAAAATCCATATGGAAAAGTGAACCCTTGGAAGTAGTTGTTCCATTTCTCTTTCGTAATTATTTCATCTGCAAGGTCTAAAATTTTTTGTGCATTGCCCTTACCTCCCATTTGGATTAATATCCTACCATCAGGCTTAAGACTCTTTTGTATTCGTTTTAAAATATCTTCATGGCCTTTGATCCAGTGAAGAGCTGCATTACTAAAGATAATATCAAATTTAGAGTTGTAATCTATTTCCTGAAAATCTTTCAGTTTGAAGTGTAAATTTGGATGTTTCTTTAAAGGAAAGGTCCTTGTTGCCAATTCAATCATATCAATTGAACTGTCAATTCCCATTATACATCCGTCTTTAAGATGTGTGGCTATTTCCGATGTTACTTTACCATCTCCACATCCTATATCAAGGACTACTTCAGATCCTTGAAGATCCATTTTAGTTATAAGTTCTCTAGCCCATTTCTGTTGTGCACTCGAACTTTTTTGATATTCCTCTGCATCCCATTTAAACATTTAGAAAATACACCTCAAAAAGTTTTATTCCACTATCACAGGATAAGATTTGAATCATTTCAAACTAAATTATATTTTTTTATATATCTACTTTTTCATATTGAGAATTTTAATTAAGATTCTTATAATAATATTTTTGATACTTATTTTTTATTCATTCTGTAGAATTTGTAATTCTATTTTTTAATTTTTCTTTTTTACAAAAATATCATATATTAAAGAGGAAATATCATAAATTGTATTTGTTTTGTATGATTTTGGCAATGATCTTTGATATAATTATTAAAATTTTGATTTATACCTCTATTTCAATCAGTTAGGGTATATGTAGCAGACTATAATCTTGATGTTTAAACAAAGTTAGTTTTGAGAATGATATTTACAATAATCAATGGATTTTTCTAAGATTTTCAAACCAATTGTAATGAGGATTATGATAATTTTTACAGGGGTAATACTTATTTTATAAAGATCCAACAATAAATTCACTTCAATACATGTTCGACTCTAAAATTTAAATTAAATACTTAATTGATTCTTTTATTATATTTGTAGAGTATAATAAGATGTATTGGGTGAAAATACGTATTATTGTAAGATTCAGCCCAAATATTAGTTATTTTTTATTTCGTTATATCAAGCTATGACGAAGTAGAATATAATTCATTAAAAAATACACAAAATCTAATAAAAATTAAAAATTATTAACTGACATTCAATCATAAAATAATAAAAATCAAATCTCCAATAAAAATCAATAATTTTTTTAAAAAAATAAAATACCAAATTAAATTTAATTTTTTTAATGAATTATAAAACATAACTCTCAAAATTTTTAAGATTTCATTTCTTTTATAATTTTTTTTATAAATTATAATTGTAGTTAATAAACTACTTCCCACTATATAAAGAAAAAATTCATTGACGTTTACTGAAGAGATATGTTCCAATAATAACAACAGCTACATCAAAAATACAAATAATTAATATATCGTAGTACAATGGTATGAAACTGTGCCATCCACTTATCATTACTGTTCGCAATGCATCTACACCATAGGTGAGTGGATTTATATAGAATGCCCATTTTATCCATGTTGGCAGATTTGTTAATGGAAATAGTGCACCACTTAAAAAGAACATTGGTAGGTTAACAAATGTTACTATAGTACCAAAGCTTTCCAAACTGTTCATAAGACTTGCAATGATCAGACCAATGCATGTTAAACCAATTGTGATTATTATCATTAATGGTATTGCTAGTCCTACTGCAATGAATGTTAAGGGTACTCCAATAATTGTTCCAAGCACTATCACTATAATTCCCTGGATAATAGCTGCTGTTGCTACTCCAAACATCTTCCCTGCAAAGATTGAAATCCTTCCAATGGGGGCAACTAGAATTTCCTTCATAAACCCGAATTGCCTATCCCATATCACAGATATACCCAGAAATATTGAAGTAAAAAGAAGTGTCTGTGCAATTATACCGGGTAACAAGAATTGAGTGTAATTAAAACCTGCAGTTGAAAGTGTAGTTCCTAATCCTCCCCCAAAAATTACAAGCCATAGCACAGGTGTAATTACAGAACTAATTAAACGTGACCTGTCACGGATAAAACGTTTGAGTTCACGGCGCCATAATGCATTGATACCTCTTAACTCACTTATTTTATCCTCCCCCTCATCCTTGCAGCCATTCCAGTTAATTCTTTGCCCCCTCCACCCTCACGAATTTCCTTACCCGTGAAGAACATGAATGCAGCATCCAGATCAGGCTCTTTTATGGATATATTATAAATATAAATTCCAACAGAAACAGCCAATTCAACTATACGCGCCAAGGCCGTATGAGAATTTTCAACAGTTAAAATAAGTTCTTTTTCAGTTTCCATTATATTTGTAGCGAGTTTGCTTTCTGAAACATTTTCAGATAACAGTTTGTTATCACTGGACTCGATGATTATTGTTTCACCTTCAATTTTACTTTTAAGTTTTTGGGGTGTATCTAGGGCTACAATTTTGCTCCTGTCAATAATTGCTATCCTATCACAGAGTTTATCTGCTTCTTCCATATAATGGGTTGTTAATATGATGGTGATGTTTTCCTGCTTTTTAAGATCCCTTATATAATTCCAGATATGATCTCTACTTTGTGGATCCAGGCCCACTGTTGGTTCATCCAAAAAAAGTACTTTTGGATAATGTATTAGGCTTCTTGCTATTTCCAATCGTCGCCTCATACCGCCAGAATAAGTATTAACCAGATTTGATGCACGATCCTCCAGTTCAACTAACTGCAAAACTTCATCTATTCGCGAGTGCATAACATCCTTGGGCACATTGTATAGATCAGCATGCAATTCCATATTTTCCATACCTGTTAATTTATCATCTATACTTGGATCCTGGAAAACAATTCCAATAGAACGTCTAACATCAGAAGCCCGTTTCACAATATCGTATCCTTCTACTCTGGCAGTACCAGATGTTGGATTTAAAATAGTACAGAGCATAGAGATGAATGTGCTTTTCCCAGCACCATTAGGACCTAATAGTCCAAATATTTCCCCTTGATCCACCTTTAGGTTCACATTATCCACAGCGGTTAATTTACCAAATTTTTTTGTTAAACCATTAGTCTCTATTGCTAACATAAAATCCTCTTATTCTATTTTGTTTAATCTTTCATAAAAAATGATGTATAGAAATAAGTTTTTAAGCCTGTTTATTGGCTAGTTCAGCTATTTTTTCGTTGGGATTAGATTTGAATAATCCACCATGATAGGTAATAATCTGTTCAATATCATAATCTATTAATTTTTTAAGTGAATCAGTTGCTTGTTTCATATCTGGAGTATGCAGAGGGTTAGGTCCCAACAATTCACCGTTATCAATATTTAACTGGTCACCTGCAACCAATATCTTATTCTGATTCAGATACAAACATATATGGCCTGGTGTATGGCCTGGTGTATGGCCTGGTGTATGGATTATTTTAATCCCTCTGCAGTATGGTAGTTCCAGTCCATCCTGGAGAGTTGCATCAACTTTAGCTTTTGGAGGGTTTAAAAATAAATTTTTCATTGCTTTACGTCCCTCTTCAGGTATGGATTTATACTTTTCTTCTAGTTGAGCCCTGCGTTCTGGTGTTATTTTATCTAATTTCTCATCACCTTGAATATAGGACTTGTCATCTTCATGGGATAGAACTAGTATTTTATGGTCAG contains:
- a CDS encoding ABC transporter permease codes for the protein MNWNGCKDEGEDKISELRGINALWRRELKRFIRDRSRLISSVITPVLWLVIFGGGLGTTLSTAGFNYTQFLLPGIIAQTLLFTSIFLGISVIWDRQFGFMKEILVAPIGRISIFAGKMFGVATAAIIQGIIVIVLGTIIGVPLTFIAVGLAIPLMIIITIGLTCIGLIIASLMNSLESFGTIVTFVNLPMFFLSGALFPLTNLPTWIKWAFYINPLTYGVDALRTVMISGWHSFIPLYYDILIICIFDVAVVIIGTYLFSKRQ
- a CDS encoding ATP-binding cassette domain-containing protein, translating into MLAIETNGLTKKFGKLTAVDNVNLKVDQGEIFGLLGPNGAGKSTFISMLCTILNPTSGTARVEGYDIVKRASDVRRSIGIVFQDPSIDDKLTGMENMELHADLYNVPKDVMHSRIDEVLQLVELEDRASNLVNTYSGGMRRRLEIARSLIHYPKVLFLDEPTVGLDPQSRDHIWNYIRDLKKQENITIILTTHYMEEADKLCDRIAIIDRSKIVALDTPQKLKSKIEGETIIIESSDNKLLSENVSESKLATNIMETEKELILTVENSHTALARIVELAVSVGIYIYNISIKEPDLDAAFMFFTGKEIREGGGGKELTGMAARMRGRIK
- a CDS encoding class I SAM-dependent methyltransferase; translation: MFKWDAEEYQKSSSAQQKWARELITKMDLQGSEVVLDIGCGDGKVTSEIATHLKDGCIMGIDSSIDMIELATRTFPLKKHPNLHFKLKDFQEIDYNSKFDIIFSNAALHWIKGHEDILKRIQKSLKPDGRILIQMGGKGNAQKILDLADEIITKEKWNNYFQGFTFPYGFYGPKKYIKWLNEANLKPVRVELISKVMVQKGFKGLKSWIRTVWLPYTQRIPEDLREDFINELATRYIEQYPLDNEGMVHVNMVRLEVEAFKG
- a CDS encoding NifB/NifX family molybdenum-iron cluster-binding protein, whose product is MLFRVAIASNDGKIINQHFGHAKQFLIFDIDDNGDYEYIELRENIPTCSGGNHTAASMESTLKLIKDVDIVLVSQIGPGASQSLISIGIQPYIMPMFIDEALEKLVSKFMVKKRQLKRENLNNIK
- the cysK gene encoding cysteine synthase A, yielding MVKIPELTRGIANNVTETIGNTPIVRLNKLTEGLNADVVVKLESFNPLSSVKDRIGVALIEAGEETGVINKDSILIEPTSGNTGIALAFVAAQRGYKLILTMPDTMSIERRKLLTLLGAEIVLTPGANGMGGAVAKAEELAKEISGAVLPQQFKNLANPKIHRETTAPEIWRDTDGKIDILVSGTGTGGTITGVGQALKELKPEVKLVAVEPVTSPVLSQGISGPHRIQGIGPGFVPDVLQRELIDEIITVSDEDSAKTLLALAREEGILAGISSGASTYAALQLAKKEENRGKLIVVVLPDTGERYLSMDWVFEDIFKTSETSDFTD
- a CDS encoding MBL fold metallo-hydrolase, with the translated sequence MRIADGVEMLEISMRMGNEKRIFYPTLLWDDNNVILVDTGFPGAFKYIKDAITKADIDYNRLDKIIITHQDIDHIGGLPEILNDSDHKILVLSHEDDKSYIQGDEKLDKITPERRAQLEEKYKSIPEEGRKAMKNLFLNPPKAKVDATLQDGLELPYCRGIKIIHTPGHTPGHTPGHICLYLNQNKILVAGDQLNIDNGELLGPNPLHTPDMKQATDSLKKLIDYDIEQIITYHGGLFKSNPNEKIAELANKQA